A single genomic interval of Canis lupus dingo isolate Sandy chromosome 6, ASM325472v2, whole genome shotgun sequence harbors:
- the LOC112646343 gene encoding uncharacterized protein LOC112646343 isoform X4 has translation MGTGRCPAGAPSALPGHLPSHRARKGTPSRWVGFASGTQESPQTCDSRASLYRESRPACRAMWHPLVLMLLLFPAVSIPSATAAPIPDARSQDSLQIVLQGAQAGGNRAPWAFPNRVPHSGCPPGL, from the exons ATGGGCACAGGACGGTGCCCCGCAGGGGCGCCCAGCGCGCTCCCTGGACATCTTCCGAGCCACAGGGCGAGGAAAGGCACCCCAAGCCGCTGGGTGGGCTTCGCAAGCGGAACACAGGAGAGCCCCCAAACCTGTGACTCCAGGGCCTCGCTCTACAGGGAGAG CCGCCCTGCCTGCCGGGCCATGTGGCACCCGCTGGTCCTGATGCTGCTGCTGTTCCCTGCCGTCTCCATCCCCAGCGCCACTGCCGCTCCCATCCCGGATGCCAGGAGCCAGGACAGCCTGCAGATCGTGCTCCAAG GTGCTCAAGCTGGAGGAAACAGAGCGCCCTGGGCATTCCCAAATCGAGTCCCTCACTCTGGCTGTCCTCCTGGGTTATGA
- the LOC112646066 gene encoding olfactory receptor 10AC1-like, with amino-acid sequence MEDPLKDGGVRAPAPARAQEGDGRALMDIHRGVTRATATRSSQLRPLRTFGEFTGLWQTPQKALASLGRPWGVPGAGRGGRASEGEGPVFSGSVTASPLSGPDACPPAGPDMSSWPASNWTAPAEFVILGFSGWPQGLRLLLFAFLLPLYLATLAGNLLILGLAVAEPALHCPMYFFLGALSAVEVAYTLALTPRMLAGFLLPPAGLAVARSTCAAQMGLFVALGGAECLLLAAMALDRYLAICRPLYYPQLMSTALCWGLLASCCAGGSILALGLTTAIFQLPFCQGGLVNHVFCDLPAVLLLACGDRQLQERVLLAACLLLLVLPLALILLSYTRVLVVILGVGGSAGRRKAFNTVASHLTVAVLHYGCATAMYARPLSSRSLEEDKLVSLIYINLTPLLYPAIYTLRNRDVQGALQRVLSGRTPGTVHQAEGN; translated from the exons ATGGAGGATCCGCTCAAGGACGGTGGGGTACGCGCACCAGCACCAGCACGGGCCCAGGAGGGCGATGGACGGGCTTTGATGGACATCCACCGTGGGGTGACACGTGCGACAGCAACTCGGTCTAGCCAGTTGAGGCCCCTCAG GACGTTCGGGGAGTTCACCGGGCTGTGGCAAACCCCGCAGAAGGCGCTGGCGTCCCTGGGGCGTCCCTGGGGCGTCCctggggcggggcgagggggccGAGCCTCGGAGGGTGAAGGCCCCGTGTTTTCGGGAAGCGTCACCGCGAGCCCCCTCTCTGGCCCGGACGCCTGTCCTCCCGCAGGTCCCGACATGAGCTCCTGGCCCGCGTCCAACTGGACGGCCCCAGCCGAGTTCGTGATCCTGGGTTTCTCCGGGTGGCCCCAGGGGCTGCGGCTGCTGCTCTTCGCCTTCCTGCTGCCGCTCTACCTGGCCACGCTGGCGGGAAACCTGCTCATCCTGGGCCTGGCTGTGGCGGAGCCTGCCCTGCACtgccccatgtacttcttcctgggAGCGCTGTCCGCCGTGGAGGTGGCCTACACGCTGGCGCTGACTCCGCGCATGCTCGCCGGCTTCCTGCTGCCGCCCGCAGGCCTGGCCGTGGCCCGCTCCACGTGCGCCGCGCAGATGGGCCTCTTTGTGGCGCTGGGGGGCGCCGAGTGCCTGCTGCTGGCCGCCATGGCCCTGGACCGCTACCTGGCCATCTGCCGCCCCCTCTACTACCCCCAGCTCATGAGCACGGCGCTCTGCtggggcctcctggcctcctgctgTGCCGGGGGCTCAATCCTGGCCTTGGGGCTCACCACGGCCATTTTCCAGCTGCCCTTCTGCCAGGGGGGCTTAGTGAACCACGTCTTCTGTGACCTCCCGGCGGTGCTGCTGCTGGCCTGTGGGGACCGGCAGCTGCAGGAGCGGGTGCTGCTGGCAGCTtgcctgctgctgctggtgctgcctCTGGCCCTGATCCTGCTTTCCTATACCAGGGTGCTGGTGGTCATCCTGGGCGTTGGGGGATCTGCGGGCCGCCGCAAGGCGTTCAACACGGTGGCGTCGCACCTCACGGTGGCCGTGCTGCACTACGGCTGCGCCACGGCCATGTACGCCAGGCCCCTGAGCAGCCGCTCCCTGGAGGAGGACAAGCTGGTCTCGCTCATCTACATCAACCTCACACCACTGCTCTACCCGGCCATCTACACGCTGCGGAATCGCGATGTGCAGGGTGCCCTGCAGCGGGTGCTCAGCGGCAGGACGCCAGGGACCGTCCACCAGGCTGAGGGCAACTAA